The Amycolatopsis umgeniensis DNA segment CCGCCCTGCGGGAGCAACTGCGGGGCAAGATCCTCGTCGATGTCTCCAACGCCACCGCCGACGGACCGGACGGGCTGCCCGCCGGCTTGCTCTACCCCGGTTCGAGTCTCGCGGAGCACCTTCAAGACGCGCTTCCCGACACCAGCGTCGTCAAGAGTCTCAACACGATGCTGTATCCGGTGATGACCGCGCCCGCCTCGCTGACCCAGCCGCCCACCGCTTTCCTTTCCGGCCAGGACCCACAGGCCAAACAAGCCGTCCATCAGCTTCTCGCCGACCTCGGCTGGCGTCCGGAATGGATCACCGACCTCGGCGGAATCGAAACCGCGCGAGCCGCCGAGGCCGCGATCCTGTTCGTCCCGCATGTCATCCGGGCCGCCGGTTTCACGCCTTTCGCCATCTCGGTGGTCCGATGACGACAGTTCCCCATTGACTTGAATTGCGTTTCGGAATTCCCGCGCGTTCTCTTCGCGCCCACGGTGGTACCTTCGACCCAGGAATCGGCATAGTGGCCGTGAGGGGACAGGTACAGATGGAGCGCCGGCAGCAGGCGGTACATCGGACGATTGTCATAGTGGATGTCGAGGCGTTCACGGATTCGCGCAGGACGACGCCGCATCAACTCGTTGTCCGCGAAGCCTTGTACAGCGCCTTGTCCCAGGGTTTCGAGGTGGCGGGTGCGCCGTGGTCGGACTGTCATCACGAAGACCGGGGCGACGGGGTTTTCGTGCTCGCACCGGCGCATATTCCGAAGGCGCCATTCATCGAGCTGCTTCCGAATGCGCTGGCGGCGAGACTGACGCTGCACAACGCCGCGCATCCGGCCGAACAACGGATCAGGTTGCGTATGGCGTTGCACGCCGGAGAAATAGTCTATGACGATCATGGTGCGACTGCGAAATCGGTCAATTTCACGTTCCGCTTGCTCGAGGCGGCCTCGCTGAGAACCGCGCTCGCCCGATCCGAGGGCGTGCTCGCGGTGATCGTGTCGAAGTGGTTCTTCGACGAAGTGGTGCGCAACAGCGAAGAGATCGATCCTGCCACGTTCCGGCCGGCCCGTGTCCAGGTGAAGGACACGTCGGCGATCGGCTGGATCTGGCTGCCGGACCATCAGTATCCGGCCGACCTCACGTATCTCGCGTCTTCGCGCGGCCGCGCCGAGCCGGAAGTGCGGCAGTTGCCCGCGGCGCCGCGGTCGTTCACCGGCCGCGCGGACGAGCTGGCCGTCCTCACCTCGGTACTGGAAGACGCGGCGGAAGAAGCCAGGACGATCGTGATCTCCGCGATCTTCGGCACCGGTGGGGTCGGCAAGACCTGGCTCGCCCTGCACTGGGCGTACCAGCATCTCGACCTCTTCCCGGACGGTCAGCTCTTCGTCGACCTTCGAGGGTTCGCGCCGGAGGGGCAGCCCCTGTCGCCGAGCGTCGTGGTGCAAGGCTTTCTGGACACGTTCGGCGTCGACCCCGCGAGGGTGCCCGCCGAACTGGAGGCGCAGTCCGCGTTGTACCGGAGCATCCTGGCGGACAAGAGGCTGTTGATCGTGCTGGATAACGCCCGCGACACCAAACAAGTGATCCCGCTGCTGCCCGCCAGTCCCGGCTGCACGGTGGTGATCACCAGCCGTGACAGGCTGGCGGGCCTCGTCACCGCCCACGGTGCCCGCCCGATCCCCGTGGACGTCTTTTCCGACTCCGAGGCGCGGGAGATGCTCGCCACGCGACTGGGTGCTGGCAGGCTGAACGCCGAACCCGGCGCTGTCGACGAGCTCCTGTCCTGCTGCGGTGGATTCCCCTTGGCGCTGAGCATCGTCGCAGGCCGCGCTGAGGCACACCGAGACTTCCCCACTCGTGGTCGTCATCGAGGCTGTGCAACTGCTCCACGAAGAGCTCGGCTGTTGTCTGTTCCGCCCTGACGTGAGCTGTCGTGAAGTCTTCGGAACTCATGGACACGGCGAAAAGATAGGCGCGCAGCCAAGAGTGGCCTGCTGCGGACGCCGCGGCGACCGCGATGTCGTTCACCCACTGCGGATCTGCGCTGCACCACCGGGTGTTCTCCCGATTGCGGAGGACGTGCTCTACGAAAAGTGCGATGTCGACAGTGTCGAAGAAATCAGGACTGTCGAGGTCCACGTGCGGCCCGTTGAAGCCAGGCGGTGTGGTGCTGCTCGCCAGCACCAACCGAATGTTGCTGAGCGCCGACAACGGCATCAGAAGTTCCGCGTAGAGTGCGGCCTCGTCCGCGCTCGCGTCGATGGAGTCGAAGCAGATGTTCAGCTTGGCTGAGCGGGCCTCCAGCGCGTCGAGGAGCCCGCGTACGTCATCCCACTGTGTTCCAGTGTTCAGGTGCGAGGCCAGTTTGTGGATGACGACGTCGACGGTCATTCCGCGTACGTCCAACAGCAGGTCGATACAGTTGATGGGCGCAACTGCGGGCGCTGGCGCAACTGCCGGTAGTGAGTCGCCTTGTGAAGAGGTGTGGATCCAGTCGAGTACCACCGACTTGCCGGCTCCCGCCGTTCCGGTCAGTGCCAGGGCTCCGGTCCCATTGTCATCGACGAGGTGGGCGATCACCGCGTCTACCGCTCGCCGGCGGCCGCAGAAAGCCCATCCGCTCGTGCCGTTGGCTTCTCGCGGTCGGCGGATTCTCCGGGGGAGGTACCAGGCATTGAGAAAGGCTTGGGTCCCTGATCGGGGAGGGATGATTTCCGGTCGCGGTGGTTGTCCCTCGTCCCCCTGCAGCGTCATCATTCGGTCGACGAGCGCTTTGGAGAGCACTTCGATCGAAAGAAACTTTTCGGTTTCGCCGCCTCGCGCGGTACGGACCGCACCTGCGAACGAGTCAGCGAAGTGGAGCTGGTGGGCGCTGCGAAGGCGGTCGATGGAGCTGAACGCAGTGAACACTGGCATAGCTTCACCGCTGGAGCGCGCTCGGGCTTGGAGCTCGTCGAAACGCGCCACCGCCAGCCCAGACTGGCAGGTATCGAGGAGGATGACCACCTCCCGTGGGCGTCGTTCTACCCCTTTGAGCAAGGTGAAGAGCTCGTTTATCGACAAGTGGGTATGGACTTCGCCTTCCTCGCTGTCGTGGGCTGCGAGGACGAGCTCACCCTCACTCAGTTCTCTTGCGTGCCCGGAGTAGTAGACGATCAGTAGGTCCGGAACTTGCTCGCCGTCGCCTCGCAGAGCGTGCTCGAAATTGCGTCGAACCTCGTCCACCGTGGGGTTCAAGCAGGAACCCGGGTGGATGGTGCAGGCAGCCGATTCCACCAGTACGGCCTTCATCATCCGCAGTTCATCCGGCACGCGCTGTAGCGTGCGATAGCCGGCCTCGAACGTGCTTGTTCCCATGACCAACGCCGTCCTCAAGGCGTAGTCGGTTCGAGTCACGATTTGTCCTCGTGGGAAAGCGCTTGATCCACAGCTTCGGCGAGTTCGGCTGTGGTGATGTACCGCAGCACCGAGTGACTGCCGAGGACGTATCGCTGCGGGTTGAAGACGGGCGTGTTGACGACAAGCTGGTCCTCCACGATGTCCCCGAAGGCCGGTTTGAGCTCCTTCACCAGAGCTATCGGGTCGTCGCTGGCAGCTACGTTGACCCAGCGGCGAACTTTGGGCGTCGAGTCGCCTTCAGCTGCAGACGGCCTGGGAACCAGGCGTTCCTGAACTGCTTTGAGACCGAGAGGTGAGCCGAGCGTGACGAACGTTTCGATGTTCCAGTCCGGATGATCGCCGCACAGCGCTTCGTAGGCGACAACGGACCCGAGCGAGTGGGCGATGACGACGCGGGTGTCCGGCGTGACGACTCGGGCAAACCGCTGTTGTGCGCAACCACGCACAGAGTCTTCAGGGTCGAGGTAGCGACGAACCTGCCGCAGCAACCAGAGCACGAGTCGGGCAGGCGGACGCCCGAGACGTTCCGACTTCTCCAGCCTGCGGAGGGCTGATTGCATCAATCCTTTGCCATCCGGCGCCAGCGTGCTGACACCTGCGGCGAGCGTCTGCAGCAGCTCGACCTCTAATGGATCAGTGAGGTCCTGCACCTTCAAGTTCGGTATCTGCGCGAGCTCATCTCGATTGTCGGATCCCTTGCTGTTCTGGCTGCGATAGCAGTTGCCGTAAAATACCGTAGAGATGGCTTCTGACGAGGGGACAGGGAGGCAGGCGTCCGACATGCTGTCGTGCAGTGCCTTATACCAATCGCTGTACCCGGTTTCGCGGTGTTTAAATTGGTATCCTATTCCGTGACACATCACGATCTGAGACATTTGTTCCTCGTCAGCATGGATTTGTCTGCACGGGCAGACGGAACGGTATCCCGCCCACGCTCGCCCGCTGCGGCTGTCAGCCAATAGGTCGACCCGAGAGGCAGGTCTGTTACGCCTGCCTGGCGGTGGCCTGAAGGTCGACGGGGCGAGCGCGCGTCGCCCTCAACGGATGCGGACCGGCGAGTGAAGAGTCTCGAACGTGACGAGCTGTGTCTGCTAACGTGCGACGGGTTGCGGCACGCCGCGCCACTGTGGCTCGAGGGAAGGTCAAGTTGCGGCGGGCAGGAAGGACCAGGTGACCCGGGCATCGGTCGGCCCGTGGCTGGTCTACTGCCAAGGTTCACTTAGAATGCGGCGTCTACGGTCGACGGCGTCGACCGTAGACAACGGCAAAACTGCGCCCAGTTCATCGCTGGCACGGCCGATGTCGAGTTTCGCAGCCCGGTCCGGGGCGGCTCAAGCAATTCCGTGCCATCGCCACCCGCTTCGACAAATGCCGCCACCTCATATCTGGGCCTGATCGATCTGGCCAGTCTGTCCTCTGGCTTTGAGGACAGGCCTTAGCGCGTCCTGAAGCCAGCCAATCCGCGATGTCGTCGATGACGGCGGGGTCGACGTGGTGCGGTTTCTCGTAGTCGGCCGGTGTCGACGGTCCGGTGCCGGGGAAGAAGAGGTGGTCGTCGTCGGCGTGGACGTGGATCGTGACATCCGGGCGAGAGGAAAGGCCCGCCTGCCAGCGTGACAGGTCGTCCTCGACGGTCACCTGGTAGTCGCGACCGCCTTGGAGGATGAGCATGGGCCTGTCCAGCGCCGCCGCCGTCGCGACGGGGTCGTAGTCGCGGAGATCGAGCCAGTACGAAGCGGAAAAGCCGAAGGGCAGGTCTGCGGCCGGCGTGCCGGGGGAGAGGCCGGGGCTGTCGACGTTCGCCGCCTGGCGGGCGAACAGGTCTACGGCGTCTTGGCCGAGCAGTCCCGGAGCCACGGTCGCGAGGTGGCGGGCGACCCGGATCGCGGCGTGGTGCATCGGCTGGGTATCGCCCGCCAGGATGAGCAGACCCGCGACGGAGGGCTCGGCGGCGGCGACCCGTGGCGCGACCTTACCGCCCATGCTGTGGCCGAGGACGAAGACCCGAGCGTCGTCCACAGTGGACTCTTGGCGCAGCAGGCGGACGGCGGCCGCGGCATGCGGCACGTACTCGTCGGACATCGTGAAGCCGGGGGTGCTCGTCGCTTCGGGCCGGGTGTGGGTGATCTTGTCGAACCGCAGCGTCGCCACGCCTCGGCAGGCGAGACCCCAGGCCAGATCCTTGAGCGGCTTGTTCGGCCCGCTGGTCTCGTCGCGGTCGAAAGGGCCGCCCCCGGGGAGCAGGACCACGCCCGGCCGGCTGCCGGGACCCGACGGCACGGTCAAGGTTCCCGCCACGGCCGACGATCCGGCGTCGATCGTGACGTCGTGTTCGGTGAACGCGGCCGGATCCGCGTAGGGCGGAGGCGTCCACGCCGTGCTCGTCGCGGGCGCGAGCTGCAGACCCTGCAGCAGGCCGCCTTCGTCGATCGACATGAGCACCGTGAGGTCGCCGCGCTCGCAGTGCACGGGAACGCCGATTCGGACGAGGCCGGCGCCGGCGGGTTCGGTGTCCGGATCCCCGATTCCGGTGACGGGTCCGCGTTCGCCGAGCTTCGCCGTCCACGCGGCTTCGAGTGCGCCGGCCGGGACGGCCGCTCGCAACGGTGGCGCGAAAAGTGCCACGACCTCGTCGAAGTGTTCCTCGCGCAGCATTTCGACGATCGTCCTCGCGGTGGTGACGAGCGTGGGCCCCAGTTCCATCTCAGCTACCTTTCTCATGTTTTGCGAAAGGTAGCACATCGTGAGATCGTTGCGGGGTGAACGCGTGGGAACTCCTGGCACATCCGGTTCGCTTGCGCATCGTGCACGCGATGCGCGGGGGGCGGGTGCTCACGACCGCGCAGCTCTGCGCGCGCGTCCCCGACGCCTCGAAGGCGATGGTCTACCGGCATGTCGACCTGCTCGAAACGGGTGGCGTCCTGGAAGTGGCGGAGGAACGCCGGGTGCGAGGCGCTGTCGAGCGCGGTTACCGGCTCCGTCAGGATCGCGCGGCCATCGATCCCGGAGACATCGCCTCGGCGACCACCGAAGACTTCAAACGGAGTTTCGCCACCGCGCTGGCCGCCCTGGTGGCCGAGTTCAACGCCTACCTGGAGCGGGACGACGTCGATCCGATCGCGGATCTGGTCGGCTACCGCCAGCACGCCGTTTGGCTCTCTCGCGAGGAACTCCTCGAGTTGATCGGCGCGATGCAGAAGGCCATCGTGCCCGTCCTGGCCAACGAACCCGGGCCGGATCGCGCTCAATACCTGCTCAGCCCGATCCATTTCCCGATCGCGGAGGCGCACGACGATCCCGGGCCGGAGCACGGCGGATAGCGGGGGCCCGCGCCCTGGCGGACGGGGCCCCCACCGGTCTTCGCGATTGTGCGCCGTTCAGCAGGAAACCCGGGAAACGGGGCTGAAGAACGTCCGGTCGATCATCTTCGGCTCGCCGGTCTTGAAGACGACCACCACGCGCAGCGCGGTGTAGAGGTTGCCGCTGGCACACGGCCGCTTGATCTGCTCGCCGCCGCCCAGCGTCCCGAAATTGAACTGGTCGACGGTGTTGCCCAGCGGAGCGCTTTCGTTCACCCGGAAGATGGCGACGAAGCCGGCGATACCCGTGACTTCCTGATCGCAGCTGACCGAATAGTCGGCGGCGACCTCGGAGGTGCCGGCCTTGACCGGAGACGAGTAGTTCACCGTGCAGGTCGTGGCCGCGACGCCCGCCGTGCCCTGGGCGCTCTTCGCGATCCTTTGGGATATCAACTGCTTCGTGGCGCCGGACCCGAGGGCCGCACGGCTGTCCGCCTTCAGGACGGCGTCGGTGTCGACACGCGGCACCGATGCCGAAGCGGTGCCGGCCGTGAGCACGGCCATCGCGAGTATTGCTCCCAGTAGGGCCAGGATGTGTCTGAACATCCTGGTGGGCTGACTCTTTTTCATGTAGCTGCCTCCCTCGTTTTCACCTTCACGGCGATCCTGCCGTCCTGCGAACGACCGTGTCGTCGTCACATCTCACGAATCGCCGACGGCGGCGGCACGGTGATTTGTCACAGGTCACGAATGCCGATCTTCGTGGTCCAGTCAGTGCTCGAACGTGCTCGGCCCCAACCATGCGATCGGATCAACCTACGTCGATGTGTAGTGCACTACACTCAGGCTCATGGCGCAGAACACGTCTCTTCATGTGACCGACTTCCTCACCGCGCAGCAGCGCGTTGAGCTGGAAGGTCTCGCTGACGAGGTGACCTACCCGCCCGAACACACGATCTTCTGGGAGGGCGAACCTTCTCTCGCGGTGCTGATCATCCAGTCCGGCAACGTGAAGGTGACCCGGCAAGGCGCGGACGGCACGGAGATCATCTTCGCCATCCGCGGGGCGGACGAGGTGATGGGTGAGGAAGGCGTGCTGATGGACGAGGCACGTTCGGCCACGGTCAGCACGATCACCACGGTGTCCGGGCTGATCCTGCGCGCGGACGAACTGCTGCGGTTCGTCCGCGAACAGGACCTCTGGCCCGCGATGTACCGGGCGACCGTCCGCCGCCGTCGTCAGCTGGAGGAGCGGCTGATGCTGGCCCGGCTGGACGTTCGCAGCAGGCTGGCGCGGTGGTTGCTGGAGCTGGCCACCGAGGTGGGTGAAGACACCGAGGCGGGCTGGGTGATCGAGTCGACGTTGTCACAACAAGACCTCGCCGCCCGAATCGGCGCTTCCCGCGATGGCGTGGCGATCGAGCTGCGGAAGTTGCGGGAGCGGGGACTCGTCACCACCGGGCGGCGGCGGATCGTCCTGCACGACCTGGCCGCGCTGCGAGCGATCGTGGCCGGCTGACGGAGAGGAAACCGAAGGGTGACGAATTTGGCCGAGGATCTGGGGCCCTTCCAGGATTTCTGGAACGCCTGGAACGAAGTGCACGACGAGATTCGCGGCAAGGACTTCGAGCACTTTCCCCGCGCGGTGGAGATCCAGTTCGAGGAAATGCGCGAACACCTCGACAACGGTGACCGTCGAGCGGCCGCGCGCGAAGTGACGGACGTGATCAGCATCGCCCTCAACACCATGCGCTGGCTGGGCTACGGGCCTGCGGAAATAGCTCAGATCGCTCGTGATCGGGCCGGGGAACGGATGCGTGGCCAAACCCCGTCGATCCTCGAGAAGTACCAACGCGAATACGACATCTGACGTCGCGGGCGGCGCAGGAGGAACTCATGTCGAGCACGTCGTTCCGGGCCGGTGGCTGGAATCCGGCACGCACCGAGCCCCCGTCCGTGCTGCTGATCAGCGACGAGTGGTCACCGACACGCGGTGGGATCTCCCAGTTCAACAGGCGCCTGGCGATCACGTTCGCGGCAGAGGGCTACCGGACCGCCTGCTTGGTCAAGGCTGTGTCGGCGATGGAGCGTGCCGACGCGGACGAGCACGACGTCCGGCTGTTCACCGCACCCGCGACGCCCGACGGACCGGCGCTGTCCGTCCCGTCTTCGGAGGTGATCGCCTGGCGCCCGGACGTGGTGATCGGACACGACGTCGTCAGCGGATCGGTCGCCTGGACGTACACCGAGTACTACGTCCCGGCCGCGGCGCTGGTGCACGTCATGCACACGTCTCCGTCGCAGAACGAGTCCTACAAACCGTACCCGGACCAGGCCCGGCGGACCTCCGATCACGAGCGGCGGATGCGGGAGATCGCCGCCGACGCCGCCGTTGTCGCCGCCGTGGGGCCGCTGCTGCGCAACCGTGCGGAGGCGATCCTGGGCAGTGGCGACGTGCTGCAACTCGACCCGGGCATCGACATCCCCGACGATCCGCGCTGGCTGCGCCGAAGCCCGCCGTCCAACTCGATCGTGCTCATGGTGTGCCGCACCAAGCACATCGAGCCGAAGGGTTTGGACATCGCGGCGAGTGCCATCGCCGGAATGCGGTTCCCGCATCATCAACCGCCCCCGGAACTACGGATTCGCGGCGCGCACGGCGAACGTTGTGACTCACTCAAAAACGACCTGGTCACCCGGTTCGGTATCGCCCGCGACCGGATCGATGTGCGCGAATACGACGCGGCTCCCGCCGCCATCGCACACGACCTCGGCCATGCGGCGCTGTTCCTCATGCCGTCGCGGGCCGAGGGTTTCGGTCTCGCGGCCCTGGAAGCGATCGGTCTCGGCACCCCGGTGCTCATCAGCAGCCGCAGCGGACTCGCGCAGATGCTACGCGACAACTGTCCCGAGTTCGCCGAGCCGATGATCGTCCCCGTCGTGGACAATCTGGAGCAGGACATCCGTGCCTGGCGGGACGCCATCGAGCGCAAGATGGACAACCTGGACGGCGCGTTCGACTACGCGCGCGAGATGCAGCGTCGTCTCGCCGTCCGGTTCAGCTGGAGCGCGACGGTCAGCACGTTGGTGTCTCGCCTGCCGGTGCCCGCGTACCGTCGGCCGAAGCCATGAGCGTCCTGAGCCGGACCTCGACGCGCTCGGCGGCCGGATGCCGGATTTCCCGGTACGTCGCGAGCGCTTCGCGCAGCGACCTTTCGCGATCATCGTCGTCCGGATACACCTCGGCGAGCTTCTCCGCCGAGACGGCGCGCCAGTACCGGTCGCCGAGCCGCCGGTCGAGCGAATGGGAACGCCGGTAGTACTCGACAGCCTCGGCGGGGCGGTCCAGGGCACGTTCGATGTCGCCCAGAACGATCAGGACGTAGGCCTGCCCCTCGACGTGCCCGATCGCTGTGTACAGCTCGAACGCCCGGGTACCGAGCGGGCGCGCTTCGTCGTCGCGATGCACCGCGGCAAGCTGGCCTGCCATCGCCGCCAAGGCGTCGGCGTGACCGAGCCGATCATGGCGGCCTCGAATCAGCTCCCACGCCCTTTCCGCGTGTTTCAGCGCTTCGACGTGACAGCTCCGAGCGCTGAGGACCCTCACGCAGGCCAAGTGGGTCTTGAATTCGCTGATCTCGTCGCCGAGTTCCTCGCACAGTTCCGCGGCCCTGCTCAGCAGCCGGACGGCTTCGTCCAACTCGCCGAGGCGTGCGACGGCTGTCGCCAGGTTGCGGCTGCTCGTGGCTTCGCCGAGCCGGTCATCCGTTCGGATCGTCGCGGCCAGCGCGGCGCGATGGACGGCGGCCCGCTCGGACCACCGGCCCGTGCGGCGGAGGAATGTGGTGCACGCCCAGGCCAGCCGCCAGGCGTGACCGGTCAGGTCGTGGTCGGCCGCGAATCCGACAAGAGTCAGGAGCGTGGGGTGCTCGAGAGTGAACCAGTCCATGGCGTCGTCGACGTCGCCGATCTCGGCTTGGTCGAGCGGAGGTCTCCCGACGAGCGCGTCACGACCGTAACGATGAGGCAGGATGTGTCGTTCGGCCAGGAGCGCCGTATCCAGATAATGCGCCACGAGCCGGGCCGCCGCGGCGGCCCGCTCCGGATCGGCCGCGGCCAGCTCCGTGGCATAGGCACGCAGCAAGTCGTGCAGGCGAAACCGCCCCGGCCGGTATTCGGTCAGAAGGTGGGCGCTGGTCAGCTTGCGAAGTGCGGCAGGCGCGTTGTCGTCGGCCAGCGCCCGGCAGGCGGCGAGGCCGATGTCTGCGCCGGGGTGCATGCCGAGAAGACGAAACAGGCGTGCGGCCGTAGGGGGCAGTTCGGAGTACGACCAGGAGAAGACCGCCCGCAGGTTCAGGTCCGGCTCCCCGAGGTCCAGCGCGTCCAACCGGTGGCGCTCGTCGCGCAGTTCCCCGAGCAGCTCTCGCAGGGACAGCGGGGACTGGTTCGCCGCACGTGCGGCGGCCACGCTCAACGCCAGTGGCAGGTGCGCGCACAGACGTACGAGCTCCGCGGCGGATCCGGGATCCTCCTCGAGACGGGTACGGTCGATCCGCTCGGCGATCAACGCGAGCGCGTCCGCGTCGGACAGTACGTCGAGCGCGATTCGGTGGGCACCCTCCCGCACCAGCAAACCGTCCAGCCGGTTTCGGCTCGTGACCACGGCGACGGAGATCGGGCTCGCGGGCAGCAACGGGCGTACGTGATCGCTCGATCGCGCGTTGTCGAGGACCACGAGCATGCGGCGCTCGGCGAGCATGCTGCGGTACAGCGCGGACTTGGCGTCGCGCCCGGCCGGAATCGCCTGGGGGTGCACTCCGAGCGTCTGGAGGAAACCGTCCAGCACCTGGCTGGTGTCCAAGGGATCCTGCTCGTCGAATCCACGGAGGTTGACGTGCAGTTCGCCGTCCGG contains these protein-coding regions:
- a CDS encoding alpha/beta hydrolase, which produces MELGPTLVTTARTIVEMLREEHFDEVVALFAPPLRAAVPAGALEAAWTAKLGERGPVTGIGDPDTEPAGAGLVRIGVPVHCERGDLTVLMSIDEGGLLQGLQLAPATSTAWTPPPYADPAAFTEHDVTIDAGSSAVAGTLTVPSGPGSRPGVVLLPGGGPFDRDETSGPNKPLKDLAWGLACRGVATLRFDKITHTRPEATSTPGFTMSDEYVPHAAAAVRLLRQESTVDDARVFVLGHSMGGKVAPRVAAAEPSVAGLLILAGDTQPMHHAAIRVARHLATVAPGLLGQDAVDLFARQAANVDSPGLSPGTPAADLPFGFSASYWLDLRDYDPVATAAALDRPMLILQGGRDYQVTVEDDLSRWQAGLSSRPDVTIHVHADDDHLFFPGTGPSTPADYEKPHHVDPAVIDDIADWLASGRAKACPQSQRTDWPDRSGPDMRWRHLSKRVAMARNCLSRPGPGCETRHRPCQR
- a CDS encoding glycosyltransferase family 4 protein; the protein is MSSTSFRAGGWNPARTEPPSVLLISDEWSPTRGGISQFNRRLAITFAAEGYRTACLVKAVSAMERADADEHDVRLFTAPATPDGPALSVPSSEVIAWRPDVVIGHDVVSGSVAWTYTEYYVPAAALVHVMHTSPSQNESYKPYPDQARRTSDHERRMREIAADAAVVAAVGPLLRNRAEAILGSGDVLQLDPGIDIPDDPRWLRRSPPSNSIVLMVCRTKHIEPKGLDIAASAIAGMRFPHHQPPPELRIRGAHGERCDSLKNDLVTRFGIARDRIDVREYDAAPAAIAHDLGHAALFLMPSRAEGFGLAALEAIGLGTPVLISSRSGLAQMLRDNCPEFAEPMIVPVVDNLEQDIRAWRDAIERKMDNLDGAFDYAREMQRRLAVRFSWSATVSTLVSRLPVPAYRRPKP
- a CDS encoding NB-ARC domain-containing protein: MDVSAFGDRRRTNLHQLTVRRGLYGVLERAFAESEVPWTECDHEDRGDGVMVILPPTVAKGTLVEKLPTPLVGALREHNAGHPPEEHIRLRLALHAGEIHYDDHGVVGRAVNLAFRLLDAPVFTAAHARSGGLLSMITSAWFFDEVIWHSATAERDTYRRVHVTAKETDTTAWVRLVDGKLSLVDEPPPMARLPAPHQLPPSTRQFVGRDTELAQLTELLTQPRAGAVIAAIDGTAGIGKTALAMTWAHQVRDRFPDGELHVNLRGFDEQDPLDTSQVLDGFLQTLGVHPQAIPAGRDAKSALYRSMLAERRMLVVLDNARSSDHVRPLLPASPISVAVVTSRNRLDGLLVREGAHRIALDVLSDADALALIAERIDRTRLEEDPGSAAELVRLCAHLPLALSVAAARAANQSPLSLRELLGELRDERHRLDALDLGEPDLNLRAVFSWSYSELPPTAARLFRLLGMHPGADIGLAACRALADDNAPAALRKLTSAHLLTEYRPGRFRLHDLLRAYATELAAADPERAAAAARLVAHYLDTALLAERHILPHRYGRDALVGRPPLDQAEIGDVDDAMDWFTLEHPTLLTLVGFAADHDLTGHAWRLAWACTTFLRRTGRWSERAAVHRAALAATIRTDDRLGEATSSRNLATAVARLGELDEAVRLLSRAAELCEELGDEISEFKTHLACVRVLSARSCHVEALKHAERAWELIRGRHDRLGHADALAAMAGQLAAVHRDDEARPLGTRAFELYTAIGHVEGQAYVLIVLGDIERALDRPAEAVEYYRRSHSLDRRLGDRYWRAVSAEKLAEVYPDDDDRERSLREALATYREIRHPAAERVEVRLRTLMASADGTRAPAGETPTC
- a CDS encoding NB-ARC domain-containing protein; amino-acid sequence: MDVEAFTDSRRTTPHQLVVREALYSALSQGFEVAGAPWSDCHHEDRGDGVFVLAPAHIPKAPFIELLPNALAARLTLHNAAHPAEQRIRLRMALHAGEIVYDDHGATAKSVNFTFRLLEAASLRTALARSEGVLAVIVSKWFFDEVVRNSEEIDPATFRPARVQVKDTSAIGWIWLPDHQYPADLTYLASSRGRAEPEVRQLPAAPRSFTGRADELAVLTSVLEDAAEEARTIVISAIFGTGGVGKTWLALHWAYQHLDLFPDGQLFVDLRGFAPEGQPLSPSVVVQGFLDTFGVDPARVPAELEAQSALYRSILADKRLLIVLDNARDTKQVIPLLPASPGCTVVITSRDRLAGLVTAHGARPIPVDVFSDSEAREMLATRLGAGRLNAEPGAVDELLSCCGGFPLALSIVAGRAEAHRDFPTRGRHRGCATAPRRARLLSVPP
- a CDS encoding helix-turn-helix domain-containing protein, whose translation is MNAWELLAHPVRLRIVHAMRGGRVLTTAQLCARVPDASKAMVYRHVDLLETGGVLEVAEERRVRGAVERGYRLRQDRAAIDPGDIASATTEDFKRSFATALAALVAEFNAYLERDDVDPIADLVGYRQHAVWLSREELLELIGAMQKAIVPVLANEPGPDRAQYLLSPIHFPIAEAHDDPGPEHGG
- a CDS encoding Crp/Fnr family transcriptional regulator, which encodes MAQNTSLHVTDFLTAQQRVELEGLADEVTYPPEHTIFWEGEPSLAVLIIQSGNVKVTRQGADGTEIIFAIRGADEVMGEEGVLMDEARSATVSTITTVSGLILRADELLRFVREQDLWPAMYRATVRRRRQLEERLMLARLDVRSRLARWLLELATEVGEDTEAGWVIESTLSQQDLAARIGASRDGVAIELRKLRERGLVTTGRRRIVLHDLAALRAIVAG
- a CDS encoding NADPH-dependent F420 reductase; translation: MTTIAVLGKGRVGGNLAVALTKAGHEVCAADSSPGAAAEAARQARIVINATPGAGSVERLAALREQLRGKILVDVSNATADGPDGLPAGLLYPGSSLAEHLQDALPDTSVVKSLNTMLYPVMTAPASLTQPPTAFLSGQDPQAKQAVHQLLADLGWRPEWITDLGGIETARAAEAAILFVPHVIRAAGFTPFAISVVR